The DNA window TAATACGCCTCGTCGGGCGACAGCTCGAAGCGTCCGCAAATCAGCAGCCGCAGCACCGTCAGCACGGCGAGAATCAGAAAAAGTCGTGTCTTCATTTCAGCAGATCAGGATGCAACTCCGCCGTCTTCGGAAACCAGCGCGGGCCGAGCCGCCGCCAGAGCGCGTTGCAAATGAGGAAGAGCAGCAGCGCCTCGCCCACCCCGAGAAAGATCGAAACCACCACATCGCTGGGATAATGCGCGCCGACGTAAATCCGCGAATACGCCACCAGCGCCGCCGGCAGAAAGAGCAGCCAGCCGCGTCCGCGAAAAAATACCGCCGCCAGCGTCGCCATCGCAAAATTATTCACCACATGCGACGACGGAAACGAGTTCCCCTCCACCGGTTTCTCCGACGGACGCGCCATCTTGATTTTCAACGGCTTGCCCAGCGCCAGCAGACGCGGCGACGCGTTTGCCAGATCGACCATGCGC is part of the Chthoniobacterales bacterium genome and encodes:
- a CDS encoding phosphatase PAP2 family protein, which produces MDLELLYLFNRTWTSPALDWVMAVASCVAVWMPLLILAGGLMLIFGNFRVRAFVLCAGLTLGLLDGVSSKSLKKSVARPRPNDVRADVRMVDLANASPRLLALGKPLKIKMARPSEKPVEGNSFPSSHVVNNFAMATLAAVFFRGRGWLLFLPAALVAYSRIYVGAHYPSDVVVSIFLGVGEALLLFLICNALWRRLGPRWFPKTAELHPDLLK